One part of the Salvelinus fontinalis isolate EN_2023a chromosome 4, ASM2944872v1, whole genome shotgun sequence genome encodes these proteins:
- the LOC129853690 gene encoding mesoderm induction early response protein 3-like isoform X2 — protein sequence MAEASFGSSSPVGSLSSEDHDFDPTAEMLVHEYDDERTLEEEESLEGERNFNSEIADLEKEGNMPLEELLAIYRYEASVSTAAGSSMDSFSGELTDELPDMTLDKEEIAKDLLSGDYEEETQSSADDLTPSVTSHEATDFFPRTLRSNTIYDGDKESECEEDGPSLEDSRKEIMVGSQHQAEVPTHLCHYGDDKVYEDDDQLLWSPDVLSESKVRDFLCEASSRATDERTGSDMAGAHVSDNEQALYELVKCNYNTPEALERYCSNVNSSKESPPWSEDECRNFEHALQLYDKNFHLIQKHKVKTRTVAECVAFYYMWKKSERFDFFVQQNRFGKKKYSSYPGVTDLMDRLVDEAEGLAVDSSSSVCSGGGGGVRMEPTTEQQLSLLNSITASDLTALSNSVATVCSPAEVSCLDSYGFPPLESLHRGSLAQEEPLGFPSNGGDPDCLNMLDAGFYHSDLGQRGGVYGGKDCERPSKRLKLALPDSFINDVSVGNLGVDFEGRRNTAHHRITGTKMAVSVTDFGGLAGSGEPNGFMGAHARRHSTALQSE from the exons TTGGCTCTTTATCGTCTGAAGATCATGACTTCGATCCGACAGCAGAGATGCTAGTCCACGAATATGACGACGAGAGGACTTTGGAGGAGGAAGAGTCATTGGAGGGCGAGAGAAACTTTAACTCAGAGATAGCCGATCTGGAGAAG GAGGGGAACATGCCGTTGGAGGAACTGCTGGCCATCTACCGCTACGAGGCGTCTGTCAGTACGGCTGCAGGCTCCAGTATGGACAGCTTTTCTGGGGAGCTGACGGATGAGCTGCCAGACATGACTTTGGACAAG GAGGAGATAGCTAAAGACCTGCTATCAGGGGACTATGAGGAGGAGACCCAGTCCTCCGCTGATGACCTCACCCCCTCAGTCACCTCCCATGAGGCCACCGACTTCTTCCCCAGAACACTCAGAT CTAATACTATCTACGACGGTGATAAGGAGTCCGAGTGTGAGGAGGATGGGCCAAGCCTAGAGGACTCCAGAAAG GAAATAATGGTGGGGTCGCAGCACCAAGCAGAGGTCCCCACCCACCTCTGTCACTATGGCGACGATAAGG TATACGAAGATGATGACCAGTTGCTATGGAGCCCGGACGTGTTGTCAGAAAGCAAGGTCAGAGACTTCCTGTGTGAGGCGTCGTCACGGGCGACCGATGAGAGGACAGGAAGTGACATGGCAGGGGCTCATGTGAGCGACAATGAGCAG GCTCTGTATGAGCTTGTGAAATGTAACTACAATACCCCTGAAGCACTGGAGAGGTATTGCAGTAATGTGAACTCATCAAAGG AATCCCCACCGTGGTCTGAAGATGAATgcagaaactttgaacatgcaCTACAGCTATACGATAAGAACTTTCACCTCATACAGAAGCACAAG GTTAAGACACGGACGGTAGCTGAATGTGTTGCCTTTTACTACATGTGGAAGAAGTCGGAGCGCTTTGATTTCTTTGTCCAGCAGAATCGCTTTGGCAAGAAGAAGTATAGCAGCTATCCCGGTGTAAC GGACCTGATGGACCGGCTGGTGGACGAGGCGGAGGGCCTGGCAGTAGACAGCTCCTCCTCTGTGTGCTCAggcggaggaggaggggtgaggatggAGCCCACCACAGAGCAGCAGCTCAGCCTGCTCAACTCCATCACTGCCAGCGACCTCACAG CCCTGAGTAACAGCGTGGCCACAGTGTGCAGCCCAGCGGAGGTGAGCTGCCTGGACTCGTACGGCTTCCCCCCTCTGGAGAGCCTCCACCGGGGGTCCCTGGCACAGGAAGAGCCCCTGGGCTTCCCCTCCAACGGAGGAGATCCCGACTGTCTCAACATGCTGGACGCTGGCTTCTACCACTCAGACCTGGGCCAGCGGGGAGGGGTGTACGGGGGCAAGGACTGCGAGCGGCCTTCTAAGAGGCTCAAGTTGGCGCTGCCCGACTCTTTCATCAACGACGTTTCCGTGGGTAACCTCGGAGTGGACTTTGAGGGGCGGCGGAACACGGCACACCACCGCATCACCGGCACCAAGATGGCGGTGTCTGTCACGGACTTTGGAGGCTTGGCGGGCAGTGGGGAGCCCAATGGGTTTATGGGAGCACATGCACGACGTCACAGCACGGCGCTGCAGTCAGAGTGA
- the LOC129853690 gene encoding mesoderm induction early response protein 3-like isoform X1, with product MAEASFGSSSPVGSLSSEDHDFDPTAEMLVHEYDDERTLEEEESLEGERNFNSEIADLEKEGNMPLEELLAIYRYEASVSTAAGSSMDSFSGELTDELPDMTLDKEEIAKDLLSGDYEEETQSSADDLTPSVTSHEATDFFPRTLRSNTIYDGDKESECEEDGPSLEDSRKEIMVGSQHQAEVPTHLCHYGDDKVYEDDDQLLWSPDVLSESKVRDFLCEASSRATDERTGSDMAGAHVSDNEQALYELVKCNYNTPEALERYCSNVNSSKEESPPWSEDECRNFEHALQLYDKNFHLIQKHKVKTRTVAECVAFYYMWKKSERFDFFVQQNRFGKKKYSSYPGVTDLMDRLVDEAEGLAVDSSSSVCSGGGGGVRMEPTTEQQLSLLNSITASDLTALSNSVATVCSPAEVSCLDSYGFPPLESLHRGSLAQEEPLGFPSNGGDPDCLNMLDAGFYHSDLGQRGGVYGGKDCERPSKRLKLALPDSFINDVSVGNLGVDFEGRRNTAHHRITGTKMAVSVTDFGGLAGSGEPNGFMGAHARRHSTALQSE from the exons TTGGCTCTTTATCGTCTGAAGATCATGACTTCGATCCGACAGCAGAGATGCTAGTCCACGAATATGACGACGAGAGGACTTTGGAGGAGGAAGAGTCATTGGAGGGCGAGAGAAACTTTAACTCAGAGATAGCCGATCTGGAGAAG GAGGGGAACATGCCGTTGGAGGAACTGCTGGCCATCTACCGCTACGAGGCGTCTGTCAGTACGGCTGCAGGCTCCAGTATGGACAGCTTTTCTGGGGAGCTGACGGATGAGCTGCCAGACATGACTTTGGACAAG GAGGAGATAGCTAAAGACCTGCTATCAGGGGACTATGAGGAGGAGACCCAGTCCTCCGCTGATGACCTCACCCCCTCAGTCACCTCCCATGAGGCCACCGACTTCTTCCCCAGAACACTCAGAT CTAATACTATCTACGACGGTGATAAGGAGTCCGAGTGTGAGGAGGATGGGCCAAGCCTAGAGGACTCCAGAAAG GAAATAATGGTGGGGTCGCAGCACCAAGCAGAGGTCCCCACCCACCTCTGTCACTATGGCGACGATAAGG TATACGAAGATGATGACCAGTTGCTATGGAGCCCGGACGTGTTGTCAGAAAGCAAGGTCAGAGACTTCCTGTGTGAGGCGTCGTCACGGGCGACCGATGAGAGGACAGGAAGTGACATGGCAGGGGCTCATGTGAGCGACAATGAGCAG GCTCTGTATGAGCTTGTGAAATGTAACTACAATACCCCTGAAGCACTGGAGAGGTATTGCAGTAATGTGAACTCATCAAAGG AAGAATCCCCACCGTGGTCTGAAGATGAATgcagaaactttgaacatgcaCTACAGCTATACGATAAGAACTTTCACCTCATACAGAAGCACAAG GTTAAGACACGGACGGTAGCTGAATGTGTTGCCTTTTACTACATGTGGAAGAAGTCGGAGCGCTTTGATTTCTTTGTCCAGCAGAATCGCTTTGGCAAGAAGAAGTATAGCAGCTATCCCGGTGTAAC GGACCTGATGGACCGGCTGGTGGACGAGGCGGAGGGCCTGGCAGTAGACAGCTCCTCCTCTGTGTGCTCAggcggaggaggaggggtgaggatggAGCCCACCACAGAGCAGCAGCTCAGCCTGCTCAACTCCATCACTGCCAGCGACCTCACAG CCCTGAGTAACAGCGTGGCCACAGTGTGCAGCCCAGCGGAGGTGAGCTGCCTGGACTCGTACGGCTTCCCCCCTCTGGAGAGCCTCCACCGGGGGTCCCTGGCACAGGAAGAGCCCCTGGGCTTCCCCTCCAACGGAGGAGATCCCGACTGTCTCAACATGCTGGACGCTGGCTTCTACCACTCAGACCTGGGCCAGCGGGGAGGGGTGTACGGGGGCAAGGACTGCGAGCGGCCTTCTAAGAGGCTCAAGTTGGCGCTGCCCGACTCTTTCATCAACGACGTTTCCGTGGGTAACCTCGGAGTGGACTTTGAGGGGCGGCGGAACACGGCACACCACCGCATCACCGGCACCAAGATGGCGGTGTCTGTCACGGACTTTGGAGGCTTGGCGGGCAGTGGGGAGCCCAATGGGTTTATGGGAGCACATGCACGACGTCACAGCACGGCGCTGCAGTCAGAGTGA